The Nerophis ophidion isolate RoL-2023_Sa linkage group LG05, RoL_Noph_v1.0, whole genome shotgun sequence genomic interval TGTGTCTAGTGGGGCCCCTGCGCGGACTGATAGGTGTGGCTAATTGTGTCGTGTCTGTATCCTCTGTCGGCTGAGAGGCCGAAGCGACCGCTCTAGGCCCCTTCCGGATTCCCGAAAAAAATTGGGACCAGCTTGGACCCGCTTCGGGAACCGGCGTGCGTGGAGGAGGAGTGTCCACGAGGGGCACGTCCGGAAGAGGCGcgtccgggaggggcgcgtccaggagGGAGGAAGTCGGCGAGGATGGTCCCGGTAGGCCAGAACCTAGTTGAGACCAACTGGGGGGCGTGTCAgggggcagctgggaccaccctGGAGGCCCCTCAGGggatgacgccggctgctcagGTAAGTAGTTGGAAGTGTCTGGTTGGCCAGACGTCCCCTGTGCATTGTCCGCCACATGGACTACAACTGATGTATTTTGTTCCCCAGGTGGCGGTGGCGCGTCCGAGACCGCAGGAGGGACCCTGACTTCGGTCTCGACCTGCGGATGCGGCCTGGGTggcgggaccaggggagcctCGACAATGGAGTTGTCGGGAGGACTGCTGCATGGCTCCTGGGGTCGTGTCATTCTCTGGGGCCTGGATGGTGCCGCAGCCAGAGAAGAAGGCGACAAAaccgggaaggggaccggggtgACCGGTCCCCTAGGACCCGGAACCGGCTCcaccacaggggaccagtccccgACCACAGGGTCGGTCATGGTGGACGCCGTGGCTCGCACAGGAGCGTGCAGGGTTGGAACCGGCAggggcagcggcagcggcagcggcagcggcggCTGCACTACCTCCATCACCACTCGGGTGCTGGAAGGATCCAAGCggactggtgaccccgtctgctgGGA includes:
- the LOC133552435 gene encoding putative per-hexamer repeat protein 5; the encoded protein is MELSGGLLHGSWGRVILWGLDGAAAREEGDKTGKGTGVTGPLGPGTGSTTGDQSPTTGSVMVDAVARTGACRVGTGRGSGSGSGSGGCTTSITTRVLEGSKRTGDPVCWDRDGLPPSSTPRTSTQMEITRPSASRSVSVVNLRPRCVLVQAEATWNGSFQFCPIKVPNLLISVCSAFL